One genomic region from bacterium encodes:
- a CDS encoding DUF1460 domain-containing protein — protein sequence MRILPALLLLMTCAHASDTLYYTLPPAAIDQDIRRVAGYDWSHAEKMVYFSERFLGAPYSLVCEGEGENGRYENEPLLNLRQINCMTYCEIVIAMALSRNYEEMFNVLQHIRYRNGYISMATRNHYTMVDWLPENRWCLDEVTRQVGGGDVVESTRTIRHGAFFQRKGITNLPAVLPDRTATVPYIPLDRLAAHEANLKSGDVVALIQDKPDIFSAHMLLIIKREGRTWFRHASMSDGKVIDEPFGEYIAKLGKRPLYQGMSFMRIKENVDWALPAATRGKNPLQP from the coding sequence ATGCGAATTCTGCCGGCTTTGCTGCTGCTGATGACTTGCGCGCACGCCAGTGACACGCTCTACTATACCCTGCCACCGGCGGCGATCGATCAGGATATCCGCCGCGTCGCGGGATATGACTGGTCTCATGCTGAAAAAATGGTCTACTTCTCGGAGCGCTTCCTGGGTGCACCCTATTCGCTGGTATGCGAAGGAGAGGGCGAGAACGGCCGGTATGAAAACGAACCCTTGTTGAATCTGCGACAGATCAACTGTATGACCTATTGTGAAATTGTCATCGCCATGGCCCTCTCGCGCAATTACGAAGAGATGTTCAACGTCCTGCAGCATATCCGCTACCGGAACGGTTATATCAGCATGGCGACGCGCAACCACTATACCATGGTCGATTGGTTGCCCGAGAACCGCTGGTGTCTGGACGAGGTGACCCGTCAGGTGGGCGGCGGCGACGTGGTTGAATCGACCCGGACGATCCGGCATGGGGCGTTCTTCCAACGCAAGGGCATCACCAACCTTCCGGCCGTCCTGCCGGACCGGACGGCGACCGTCCCCTATATTCCGCTCGACCGGCTGGCGGCGCATGAGGCAAACTTGAAGAGCGGCGATGTGGTCGCCCTCATCCAGGACAAGCCGGATATTTTTTCGGCGCACATGCTGCTGATTATCAAGCGGGAGGGCCGGACATGGTTCCGGCATGCCAGCATGAGCGACGGAAAGGTCATCGACGAACCCTTTGGGGAGTATATTGCCAAGCTTGGCAAGCGACCCCTCTATCAGGGCATGAGCTTCATGCGCATCAAAGAAAATGTAGACTGGGCATTGCCCGCGGCTACGCGCGGGAAAAATCCCTTACAACCGTAG
- a CDS encoding serpin family protein has translation MRRYAALFLCGLFISSWSCSRDFAPVAPRQNPPGRPLTTQEAGLSQSSNEFGWRLLKRIAAEHDQQNTFISPLSVTLALAMAYNGAGGETETAMRTTLGFSGYSRDELNTALSGLSSMLMSLDWSVQFRIANAIWYRQGVQVKPDFISRNRLAYNATIEPLDFNAPQALSIINDWVSNKTNGRIQKVIDTIDSDLMMLLLNAIYFKGDWTTEFDPAETRPDHFFLADSSQTSCRMMQLTETLPYFENELFQAVDLPYGDGPFAMAVFLPRTSLDDLISRLDNTAWEEWHARFNRQKGTLQLPKFKLSCEVIMKNALKAMGMAVAFDDQRADFSGISTMMPLFISYVKHCSFVQVDEVGTEAAAVTVVGVGTTSIGGPGGFFMRIDRPFLVVIHDHHSRTALFIGRIYRPEWD, from the coding sequence ATGCGCCGATATGCGGCCCTCTTTCTATGCGGATTGTTCATCTCGTCGTGGAGCTGTTCCCGCGATTTTGCCCCGGTTGCGCCGCGTCAGAATCCGCCCGGCCGGCCGCTCACAACACAGGAGGCCGGACTCTCGCAAAGCAGCAACGAATTCGGCTGGCGCCTACTCAAAAGGATCGCCGCGGAGCACGACCAGCAGAACACCTTCATCTCACCCCTCAGTGTCACCCTCGCTCTCGCTATGGCCTATAACGGCGCCGGCGGCGAGACCGAGACCGCCATGCGCACCACCCTCGGCTTCTCCGGATATAGCCGGGATGAACTCAATACCGCCCTCTCCGGACTCTCCAGCATGCTGATGAGCCTCGATTGGTCGGTCCAGTTCCGGATCGCCAATGCCATCTGGTACCGTCAGGGGGTGCAGGTCAAGCCCGATTTCATCTCCCGCAACCGGCTCGCTTATAATGCAACCATAGAACCTCTAGATTTCAACGCCCCACAGGCGCTCTCGATCATCAACGACTGGGTCAGCAACAAGACCAACGGCCGTATCCAGAAGGTCATCGACACGATTGACTCCGATTTGATGATGCTCCTACTCAATGCAATCTATTTCAAGGGCGACTGGACCACCGAATTCGACCCCGCAGAAACCAGGCCGGACCATTTTTTCCTGGCCGACAGTAGCCAGACCTCCTGCCGGATGATGCAATTGACCGAAACCCTCCCCTATTTCGAAAATGAACTTTTCCAGGCGGTGGATCTGCCCTATGGAGACGGACCGTTCGCCATGGCTGTCTTTCTGCCCAGGACCTCACTGGACGACCTCATCAGCCGTCTCGACAACACGGCCTGGGAGGAGTGGCACGCCCGCTTCAACCGGCAAAAGGGTACCCTTCAGCTGCCCAAGTTCAAGCTCTCCTGCGAGGTCATCATGAAAAATGCCCTCAAAGCGATGGGCATGGCGGTCGCCTTTGACGACCAACGCGCCGATTTTTCCGGAATCAGCACCATGATGCCGTTGTTTATCAGTTATGTGAAACACTGCTCCTTCGTCCAGGTAGACGAGGTGGGCACCGAGGCCGCTGCCGTGACCGTGGTCGGCGTCGGCACAACCTCGATCGGAGGGCCCGGCGGATTCTTCATGCGCATCGACCGCCCCTTCCTAGTGGTCATTCATGATCACCACAGCCGGACTGCTCTCTTTATCGGACGCATCTATCGCCCAGAATGGGATTAG
- a CDS encoding 3-isopropylmalate dehydratase large subunit codes for MGKTFAEKILGLKAGKNVVPGEIVEVKPDIAMSHDNTAAISKTFKEIGVAKIDDPKRHVIVLDHCVPAANEKFAQNHKDIRAFVAEQGIPHFFDIDRGICHQVLPEEGFALPGYLMVGSDSHSTTYGAFGALATGIGRSEMAVIFATGKIWLRVPETMKIVVKGNLPKGISSKDVMLKIIGDLSADGGLYKSVWFAGPAIAAMSVSSRMVLTNMAVEFGAKNGYMEPDDKTLAFLKGRARAPFTVVASDPDAEMESVHEFDVSDLEPLIACPHSVDNVKPVSAVKGTKIDQVFFGSCTNARIEDFEIVAGVMKGKRVHPSCRMIVIPASRQVLLEALAKGYIQILAEAGATIVNSGCGPCMGNHEGILAPGERVLSTSNRNFKGRFGCKDSEIYLCSPLTAAVSALTGEISDFRERL; via the coding sequence ATGGGAAAAACATTTGCCGAAAAAATTCTTGGACTAAAAGCGGGTAAGAACGTCGTCCCAGGCGAGATCGTCGAAGTCAAGCCCGATATTGCCATGAGCCACGACAACACCGCGGCGATTTCCAAAACCTTCAAGGAGATCGGCGTAGCCAAAATCGACGATCCCAAGCGGCACGTCATCGTACTTGACCATTGCGTGCCAGCGGCCAACGAAAAATTCGCCCAGAACCACAAGGATATCCGCGCCTTCGTAGCAGAACAGGGCATTCCGCACTTTTTTGACATCGATCGCGGCATCTGCCACCAGGTCCTGCCCGAAGAGGGCTTTGCCCTTCCCGGCTATCTTATGGTGGGCAGCGATTCCCACTCCACCACCTACGGAGCCTTCGGAGCCTTGGCCACCGGCATCGGCCGCAGCGAGATGGCGGTGATCTTCGCCACCGGCAAAATCTGGTTGCGCGTCCCAGAGACCATGAAGATTGTGGTCAAGGGCAACCTGCCGAAGGGGATCTCATCTAAGGATGTGATGCTCAAAATTATAGGCGATCTCAGCGCTGACGGCGGGCTTTACAAATCGGTCTGGTTCGCTGGGCCCGCCATCGCGGCGATGAGCGTCTCGAGCCGTATGGTGCTGACCAACATGGCGGTCGAATTCGGGGCCAAAAACGGCTATATGGAGCCGGATGACAAGACCCTGGCCTTTCTCAAAGGGCGCGCGCGCGCACCCTTCACTGTCGTCGCCTCCGATCCGGATGCCGAGATGGAGAGCGTCCACGAATTCGATGTCAGCGATCTCGAGCCTCTGATCGCCTGCCCGCATAGTGTGGACAACGTCAAACCGGTCTCCGCGGTTAAGGGGACCAAAATCGACCAGGTCTTCTTCGGCTCCTGCACCAACGCCCGCATCGAGGATTTTGAGATCGTCGCCGGGGTCATGAAAGGCAAGCGGGTCCATCCCTCCTGCCGGATGATCGTCATCCCCGCTTCCCGCCAGGTCCTGCTCGAAGCCCTCGCCAAAGGCTACATTCAGATTCTCGCCGAAGCCGGCGCGACGATCGTCAACTCGGGCTGCGGCCCCTGCATGGGCAACCACGAGGGGATTCTCGCCCCCGGCGAGCGCGTCTTGAGCACCTCGAACCGCAATTTCAAGGGCCGTTTCGGCTGCAAGGATTCCGAAATCTATCTGTGTAGTCCTCTCACCGCCGCTGTCAGTGCCCTCACCGGCGAGATCAGCGATTTTCGTGAGCGTCTATAA
- a CDS encoding lytic murein transglycosylase, translated as MGGVWERNRFVFIFVLCSLALRESGCGGEQLSRTAQSAIAGWRLSEAAVFAGDKPANAAVAALLKALASPSGKGLAVSEQEFREQLGKLLPEVYAENVIKYATPQSVAIQNREHADYRKIFLKPRRIKAGVEFLAEQRSILDKAAAEFGVAQKDIVAILMWESGLGEFVGNHLIFNVLLGQILYLDQARDLAVCDLISRGEADSSLLRISEAEARRLERLKRSAVVNLAALLRVSKEKGVDATRLRGSWGGAIGYVQFMPSSMQFARDGNGDGRIDLCTWPDAIFSIANFLHENGYGTHEKSRRRALQAYNPLDSYVDGVIEYAEAVSKKQP; from the coding sequence ATGGGTGGGGTTTGGGAGCGCAACAGGTTTGTTTTTATATTTGTATTGTGCAGCCTGGCTCTGAGGGAGTCCGGCTGCGGCGGAGAGCAACTTTCGCGGACGGCGCAGTCGGCAATTGCGGGCTGGCGTTTGTCAGAGGCGGCCGTATTCGCCGGCGACAAGCCGGCCAATGCCGCGGTGGCGGCGCTGCTGAAGGCCCTGGCTTCCCCGAGCGGCAAGGGCCTGGCGGTCAGCGAGCAGGAATTTCGTGAGCAATTGGGCAAACTGCTTCCCGAAGTTTACGCCGAGAATGTGATCAAGTATGCGACCCCGCAGAGCGTGGCGATTCAGAATCGTGAGCATGCGGACTATCGCAAGATCTTTTTGAAACCGCGCCGGATCAAGGCCGGAGTTGAATTCCTCGCCGAGCAGCGGAGCATACTGGACAAAGCCGCTGCCGAATTTGGGGTAGCGCAAAAGGATATTGTCGCCATCCTGATGTGGGAATCGGGCCTCGGTGAATTTGTCGGCAACCATTTGATCTTTAATGTGCTGCTAGGGCAGATTCTTTATCTTGACCAGGCGCGTGATCTGGCGGTTTGTGATCTGATCAGTCGCGGCGAAGCGGATTCGTCGCTGCTGCGGATCAGCGAGGCCGAGGCGCGGCGTCTGGAACGACTGAAACGAAGTGCTGTGGTCAACCTCGCAGCCCTGCTGCGGGTGAGCAAGGAGAAGGGGGTTGATGCAACCCGACTGCGGGGATCGTGGGGGGGAGCGATCGGCTATGTCCAGTTCATGCCGAGTTCCATGCAATTTGCCCGGGATGGCAACGGCGATGGCCGGATCGATCTGTGCACCTGGCCGGATGCCATTTTCTCCATCGCCAATTTTCTCCACGAAAATGGCTATGGCACCCATGAAAAATCGCGGCGGCGCGCCCTTCAGGCCTATAATCCGCTCGACTCGTACGTCGATGGCGTCATCGAGTACGCCGAGGCGGTATCGAAAAAGCAGCCGTAA
- a CDS encoding ubiquinone/menaquinone biosynthesis methyltransferase, protein MPPKSHYTRFKFEGPFIRGYDAFNHIATVGLDLRWRRKSATVVVREMRGSAATLVLDLACGTGDMARAIAQVAPGARVIGSDPSQTMLFEGRDKLSDWNGRIAMVRAVGRLPFRDASFAAITCAFGVRNFIHLEEEMREALRLLQPGGWIHVLEFFLPGNWLTRAVLKSYNALVFPFLGFILTGRIRPYRYLFNSIFTFRSVPDFTELLQRTGYGQVRVRRFFFGMVHLVSANKPAASRASSL, encoded by the coding sequence ATGCCCCCAAAAAGTCATTACACCCGTTTCAAATTCGAGGGGCCCTTCATCAGGGGGTATGATGCCTTCAACCACATTGCCACAGTGGGTCTGGACCTGCGCTGGCGCCGCAAGAGTGCTACGGTCGTCGTGCGGGAGATGAGGGGCTCGGCAGCGACCTTGGTGCTCGATCTGGCCTGCGGCACGGGGGATATGGCACGCGCCATCGCACAGGTGGCACCCGGGGCGCGGGTGATCGGTTCCGATCCCTCCCAGACTATGCTCTTCGAGGGGCGCGACAAGCTTTCGGACTGGAATGGGCGCATCGCCATGGTGCGCGCTGTCGGCCGGCTGCCGTTTCGCGACGCCAGCTTTGCAGCGATTACCTGCGCTTTCGGCGTGCGCAATTTCATCCATTTGGAAGAGGAGATGCGCGAAGCCTTGCGCCTATTGCAGCCCGGGGGATGGATTCATGTGCTCGAATTTTTCCTTCCAGGGAACTGGTTGACCAGGGCGGTGCTCAAGAGCTACAACGCCCTGGTCTTCCCCTTTCTCGGTTTCATATTGACGGGCCGGATTCGACCTTACCGTTATCTCTTCAACTCCATCTTCACTTTCCGCAGCGTGCCCGATTTCACTGAATTGCTGCAGCGTACCGGTTATGGGCAGGTCCGGGTTCGGAGGTTCTTTTTTGGTATGGTCCATCTGGTCAGCGCGAACAAACCGGCGGCCAGCCGGGCGTCCTCTCTTTAA
- a CDS encoding GAF domain-containing protein, with protein sequence MEKREAYKWVAKRVRAQVERHVDPVATLANTAAILKEYFPAFFWVGFYFVREEYLLLGPFQGPPACVKLARDKGVCAASAAREQTILVPDVHEFPGHVACDTRSRSEIVVPVYDKVGALRAVLDVDSESLAAFDEQDAAGLEQIAALLQAVWPVA encoded by the coding sequence ATGGAGAAGCGCGAAGCCTACAAATGGGTGGCCAAGCGGGTGCGCGCCCAAGTCGAACGCCACGTCGATCCCGTCGCCACGCTGGCCAATACGGCCGCTATTCTCAAGGAGTACTTTCCCGCCTTCTTTTGGGTGGGATTCTATTTCGTCCGGGAGGAGTATCTGCTCCTCGGCCCTTTTCAGGGTCCGCCAGCCTGCGTCAAACTGGCACGAGACAAGGGCGTCTGCGCGGCCTCGGCCGCCCGCGAGCAGACCATCCTGGTCCCGGACGTGCACGAGTTCCCCGGACATGTGGCCTGCGATACCCGCTCCAGGTCCGAGATCGTCGTTCCGGTTTACGACAAGGTAGGCGCCCTGCGGGCTGTGCTTGATGTGGACAGCGAAAGCCTCGCCGCCTTTGACGAGCAGGATGCCGCCGGGCTGGAACAGATCGCTGCGCTGCTGCAGGCCGTCTGGCCGGTGGCATGA
- a CDS encoding 3-isopropylmalate dehydratase encodes MAKIVGRVWKYGDDVNTDVIFPGKYTYTVTDPAEMAKIAMEDLDAEFAKKVQPNDIVVAGKNFGCGSSREQAAFCLKYAGVGAVVARSFSRLYFRNCINAGLPALTLPESAGLFIAGEVIEIDLGVGTIQCQSGLYHFPPLPEAVIGIFNDGGLIPHTRKVLGLDS; translated from the coding sequence ATGGCAAAAATCGTCGGCCGGGTGTGGAAATATGGTGATGATGTCAACACCGATGTCATCTTTCCCGGTAAATACACCTATACCGTAACCGATCCTGCGGAGATGGCGAAAATCGCCATGGAGGATCTCGACGCGGAGTTCGCCAAAAAGGTTCAGCCCAACGATATCGTTGTGGCGGGCAAGAACTTCGGCTGTGGCAGCTCGCGCGAGCAAGCCGCCTTTTGTTTGAAATATGCCGGTGTCGGTGCAGTCGTCGCGCGTTCCTTTTCCCGGCTCTATTTTCGCAATTGCATCAATGCGGGTCTCCCCGCCCTGACCCTGCCAGAATCGGCCGGCCTCTTCATTGCGGGTGAGGTCATCGAAATCGACCTTGGCGTGGGCACCATTCAATGCCAGTCTGGCCTCTACCATTTTCCCCCCCTTCCAGAAGCGGTCATCGGCATTTTCAATGACGGCGGACTGATCCCGCATACCCGCAAGGTGCTGGGCCTCGATTCCTGA
- a CDS encoding prenyltransferase, translated as MATIKTYFLATRPWSYTVSVLPPFFGLLTALSIAPGLVVNWLHFGLTVLGCVIVHSGANTLSDYFDYKRHVDREGTYGSSGMLVSQKMTPTEMLRWALILYAAAGLIGFYLVLHVPNPFPLLWLIAAGFVLGFFYTMAPFNFKYHALGDIGVFLAFGLLIPLGAYTVQTGYPSWTPVLYGLPAALLVDAILHSNNLRDIPFDAAVEIKTVPIIIGERGAQWMYYLLVLGSFLTVAGLILFAGLTPWGLLTFLSLPVALRNIRRVHAKPHMPIEKFAGIDAATAQHHMMFSLLFIAALAIGVLF; from the coding sequence ATGGCGACGATCAAAACCTATTTTCTGGCCACGCGGCCCTGGTCCTATACGGTCAGCGTCTTGCCGCCCTTTTTCGGGCTGTTGACCGCTCTCAGCATCGCCCCCGGCCTGGTTGTCAACTGGCTCCACTTCGGCTTGACCGTGCTCGGGTGTGTTATCGTCCATTCCGGTGCCAACACCCTTTCGGATTATTTTGACTACAAAAGGCATGTCGATCGGGAGGGGACCTATGGCTCGAGCGGCATGCTGGTCTCCCAAAAGATGACGCCAACGGAGATGCTGCGGTGGGCCCTGATTCTTTATGCCGCGGCTGGTCTGATCGGCTTCTATCTGGTTCTTCATGTCCCCAATCCATTTCCGCTGCTCTGGCTGATTGCGGCCGGCTTTGTCCTGGGTTTTTTTTACACGATGGCGCCCTTCAATTTCAAGTATCATGCCCTGGGGGATATTGGGGTTTTTCTCGCCTTTGGATTGCTGATCCCCCTGGGCGCTTATACAGTCCAAACCGGCTATCCCTCCTGGACCCCGGTGCTTTATGGCCTGCCGGCGGCCTTGCTGGTGGACGCCATCCTGCACAGCAATAATTTACGCGATATCCCCTTCGATGCCGCGGTGGAAATCAAGACGGTGCCCATCATCATCGGCGAGCGCGGGGCGCAGTGGATGTATTATCTCCTGGTTCTGGGGTCTTTTCTGACCGTAGCCGGGCTCATCCTCTTCGCCGGCTTGACGCCCTGGGGCTTGCTCACTTTTCTTTCGCTGCCGGTCGCGCTGCGGAACATCCGCAGGGTGCATGCGAAGCCGCACATGCCGATCGAAAAATTCGCCGGCATCGATGCCGCCACGGCGCAGCACCATATGATGTTCAGCTTGCTCTTTATCGCCGCCCTGGCGATCGGGGTTCTCTTTTAA
- a CDS encoding carboxypeptidase regulatory-like domain-containing protein, giving the protein MKRSLIITSMLAAMLLLLPGTPSRLAAQDASGSPTLLPEKGSISGRVTGIDSSLIGIASVTAWTNDPVIMEWGKGRAEVDSLFTFRIDSLAPGDYYVVAEAPGYLPQYYKGVADWTAATPVTVRPGEVTGGLTFELKPGTVVYGGAISGQVKGSDGLPLAFVNIVASTLFTPDPGKSEFMDIGFSSTDGNGNYLVSNLPTNEYYIRAYYSSPWFNQTLWYPQAVTPAEAKAVTVNEGSETSGIDFTFPVPSKGGRITGKVVDALGHPIAGAGIQVTAAPDQAPRWNWIWLYAITDAEGQYQIDSVPDGIYVAYCWAQNGWESMQLWWPDATSMESAKFITISAENPSWQADFTLPLTPGTAALGGRIVSSDGRALANAYIQITAADNEYDAAAGRYFYAWTSTDSMGLYKVDRLSPGRYIAYATYWEGDNYGQGWYKDAAALESALPITLQEGESRSDIDFTLRVHPIYGAIVGTVIDGLTGQPIPRAYVQVNYSQDSADLSIRRFAWWPYYQITDDQGAFVFESLPEGSYKLSVYANGAFAWYPDAVVEEQATPIEVIGGRKSEADFVLTPHQDGTAAISGQVHADYGFVSMRGRAGARNARLEAVLGNYIPEIAVVMAKPAVTIQLWPDSERFYTAVTDPDGRYILKGLPDGEYYLCSFAPGHLLQYYKETFDPAEAVLVKAQAGQVISGIDFTLQANPWYFMKEGDAAGRNALNTTLSGTVTDENGQGVAGAAVFLLDSAGQPVSWATADQNGHFEILGIASGPYYLQAGKLGYATTFNGNAASRESATPLIAVNGLNEVNITLPPVRNTGIAVRTLPDKVELLGNYPNPFNPETNIHFSLPSSMQVTLAIFDRLGRQVRQLYQGPLKPGEHWMLWDGRNGRGEAMSSGVYFYRLTTSAGIRTGKMVLMK; this is encoded by the coding sequence ATGAAACGATCATTGATAATTACCAGCATGCTCGCCGCCATGCTGCTTCTGCTTCCCGGCACACCATCCCGGTTAGCGGCCCAGGATGCGAGCGGCAGCCCGACCCTGCTCCCGGAAAAGGGCTCCATCAGCGGCCGCGTCACCGGCATCGATTCCAGCCTCATCGGCATCGCCTCGGTCACGGCCTGGACCAACGATCCTGTGATCATGGAATGGGGCAAGGGACGCGCCGAGGTCGACAGCCTCTTTACCTTCCGCATCGACAGCCTCGCCCCCGGCGACTATTACGTCGTCGCCGAAGCCCCGGGCTATCTGCCCCAATACTACAAGGGGGTTGCAGACTGGACAGCGGCCACTCCCGTAACGGTTCGTCCCGGCGAAGTGACCGGCGGCCTCACCTTTGAATTGAAACCGGGCACCGTCGTCTACGGCGGCGCTATCAGCGGTCAGGTTAAAGGATCGGACGGCCTGCCCCTGGCTTTTGTCAATATTGTGGCCTCGACGCTCTTCACTCCCGATCCCGGGAAGAGCGAATTTATGGATATCGGATTTTCCTCCACCGATGGAAACGGCAACTACCTGGTGAGCAATCTGCCGACGAACGAATACTATATCCGTGCCTACTACTCTAGTCCCTGGTTCAACCAGACCCTCTGGTATCCTCAAGCAGTCACCCCGGCGGAGGCCAAAGCGGTGACTGTGAACGAAGGGAGCGAAACCAGCGGTATTGACTTTACCTTTCCAGTGCCATCCAAGGGCGGCCGTATCACAGGCAAGGTGGTCGATGCCCTTGGCCATCCGATCGCCGGTGCCGGCATTCAAGTCACGGCCGCACCCGACCAGGCCCCGCGTTGGAACTGGATCTGGCTCTATGCCATCACGGACGCCGAAGGGCAGTATCAGATCGACTCGGTTCCGGATGGCATCTACGTCGCCTATTGCTGGGCACAGAATGGCTGGGAATCCATGCAACTCTGGTGGCCGGATGCCACGAGCATGGAGAGTGCCAAATTTATCACCATCTCCGCTGAGAATCCCAGTTGGCAAGCTGATTTCACCCTACCTTTGACGCCCGGCACCGCTGCGCTCGGCGGCCGTATCGTCAGCAGCGACGGCCGCGCGCTGGCCAACGCCTATATCCAGATCACCGCTGCGGACAATGAATACGATGCAGCCGCCGGACGCTATTTTTACGCCTGGACTTCGACCGATAGCATGGGCCTGTACAAGGTCGACCGCCTTTCTCCAGGGCGTTATATTGCCTACGCCACCTATTGGGAGGGCGATAATTATGGTCAGGGCTGGTACAAAGATGCCGCTGCTCTCGAATCGGCTCTGCCCATCACACTGCAAGAGGGCGAAAGCCGCTCCGACATCGATTTTACGCTGCGGGTTCATCCGATCTACGGCGCTATCGTCGGCACGGTGATCGATGGACTCACCGGCCAGCCTATCCCACGCGCTTATGTGCAGGTCAATTACAGCCAAGATTCGGCCGACCTCTCCATCCGCCGTTTCGCCTGGTGGCCTTATTACCAGATCACCGATGACCAGGGCGCATTCGTCTTCGAATCGCTCCCCGAGGGGAGCTACAAGCTCTCGGTCTACGCCAATGGCGCCTTCGCCTGGTATCCAGATGCTGTTGTGGAAGAGCAGGCCACCCCGATTGAAGTGATCGGCGGCCGCAAGAGTGAGGCCGACTTCGTCCTGACTCCGCACCAGGACGGCACCGCGGCCATCTCAGGTCAGGTGCACGCGGACTATGGTTTCGTTTCCATGCGCGGCAGAGCCGGCGCCAGAAATGCCCGGCTCGAAGCGGTCCTCGGTAACTATATTCCCGAGATCGCCGTCGTCATGGCCAAACCCGCCGTCACCATTCAGCTCTGGCCCGATTCCGAGCGGTTTTACACCGCCGTCACCGATCCCGACGGCCGCTACATCCTCAAGGGATTGCCCGATGGCGAGTATTATCTCTGCAGTTTCGCCCCAGGCCATTTGCTGCAATACTACAAGGAGACCTTCGATCCGGCTGAAGCCGTCCTGGTTAAGGCCCAAGCGGGCCAGGTAATCAGCGGTATCGATTTCACGCTCCAGGCCAATCCCTGGTATTTCATGAAAGAAGGCGACGCTGCCGGCCGCAACGCCTTGAACACCACCCTTTCCGGCACCGTCACCGACGAGAACGGCCAGGGCGTCGCCGGCGCCGCCGTCTTCCTCCTGGACAGTGCCGGTCAGCCGGTCAGCTGGGCCACCGCCGACCAGAATGGCCATTTTGAGATTCTGGGTATCGCCAGTGGACCCTATTATCTCCAGGCCGGCAAGCTCGGCTATGCCACAACCTTCAACGGCAACGCCGCCAGCCGGGAAAGCGCCACGCCCTTGATCGCGGTCAACGGCCTTAACGAGGTGAACATAACCTTGCCGCCGGTGCGGAACACCGGCATCGCTGTTAGAACCCTGCCTGACAAGGTCGAGCTTCTAGGCAATTACCCCAATCCTTTCAATCCCGAGACAAACATCCACTTTTCTCTTCCTTCCTCCATGCAAGTCACACTCGCCATCTTCGACCGGCTGGGACGCCAGGTGCGCCAGCTTTATCAGGGCCCCCTGAAACCTGGCGAGCACTGGATGCTCTGGGACGGCCGCAACGGCCGCGGGGAAGCGATGAGCAGCGGCGTTTACTTTTATCGGCTCACAACCTCTGCCGGCATCCGCACCGGCAAGATGGTTTTGATGAAATGA